The Rhinoraja longicauda isolate Sanriku21f chromosome 19, sRhiLon1.1, whole genome shotgun sequence genome includes a window with the following:
- the LOC144603026 gene encoding zinc-binding protein A33-like, translating into MASKDQVESLTEEAVCPICLDFFTDPVILECGHNFCRSCITQSWDREGRNSCPECREVFTDRNLRVSRALARLAEKARTLSLNQEKIPEKEIKLHCEKHQEELKLFCETDKKLICLVCRDAREHKSHSFMPVDEAVEVFKDEVKSSIKSLTKKKSGIQQMEQQQKENISGVLEQSHNLQSQITSQFVELHQILTEKEQRVLTDIQEEEKKILNTMEKHLQVIQENLNSIENEVKSLQEQLDLKDNVSFLKEEAGRKMRVHDEAKSLSVADGALPMERFDNPFLLNTVFRETTDVIKQVSVTLDVETAHARLEVSEDRKRVRPTGTRRSLPDTGKRFTGWGCVLGSEGFTSGRHYWEVEVAGSEGWSLGVAAESVERKRSVTATPETGVWRIERWDDEFVAVTSPPSRLPARPIPGRVGVYLSYESGTVSFYDADTKSHLHTFTGNKFTEKLYPLFGPGEKDQWMRICSGSAPGV; encoded by the exons atggcttcgaaagaccaggtcgagagtttaaccgaggaggcagtttgtcccatctgcctggatttcttcaccgatccggttatactggagtgcgggcacaacttctgccgctcctgtatcacacagagttgggacagggaggggagaaactcctgcccggaatgtagagaggtgtttacagaccgcaacctcagggtgagtcgggccttggcgagactggctgagaaagctcgaacactgagcctgaatcaggaaaaaattccagagaaggaaattaaacttcactgcgagaaacatcaggaagaactgaagctgttttgtgaaaccgacaagaagctgatctgcctggtttgtcgagatgcgcgggaacacaagtctcacagcttcatgccggtagatgaagctgttgaagtctttaag GATGAGGTGAAATCTTCTATCAAATCTCTCACGAAAAagaaatcagggatccagcaaatggagcagcaacagaaagagaacatttctggagttctg gaacagtcacacaaccttcagtcacagatcacatcccagtttgttgaactgcaccagattctcactgagaaagagcagcgtgtACTGACAGATAtccaggaggaagagaagaagattctgaATACAATGGAGAAACATCTCCAagtgattcaagagaatttaaattccattgagaACGAAGTCAAAAGCTTACAGGAACAGCTGGATCTAAAAGACAACGTGTCATTTTTGAAG gaggaagctggtcgcaagatGAG ggttCATGATGAAGCCAAATCACTGTCGGTTGCAGATGGTGCCTTGCCGATGGAAAGGTTCGATAACCCTTTTTTGCTCAACACCGTGTTTAGAGAAACAACTGACGTCATCAAGCAAG tctccgtcaccctggatgtggaaacagcgcatgcgcggctcgaggtgtctgaggatcggaagagggtgagaccgaccgggacccggaggagtctccctgacaccgggaagaggtttacaggctgggggtgtgtgctgggatcggagggattcacatcggggagacattactgggaggtggaggtggcggggagtgagggctggagtctgggagtcgccgcagagtctgtggagaggaagagatcggTCACagcgaccccggagactggagtctggaggatcgagcggtgggatgacgagtttgttgcagtcacctcccctccatcccgtctccccgcccgtcccatccccgggagggtgggagtttatctcagttacgagtccgggacagtttcattttacgacgcggacaccaagtcccatctccacaccttcactgggaataaattcacggagaaactttatcctctcTTCGGGCCTGGGGAGAAAGACCAGTggatgagaatctgctccggttccgctccgggtgtgtaa